One genomic window of Erinaceus europaeus chromosome 19, mEriEur2.1, whole genome shotgun sequence includes the following:
- the ADORA1 gene encoding adenosine receptor A1 isoform X3, translating to MRPRRYKTVVTPRRAAVAIAGCWILSLVVGLTPMFGWNNLREVERAWEANGSTGEPVIKCEFEKVISMEYMVYFNFFVWVLPPLLLMVLIYLEVFYLIRKQLNKKVSASSGDPQKYYGKELKIAKSLALILFLFALSWLPLHILNCITLFCPSCNKPNSLIYIAIFLTHGNSAMNPIVYAFRIQKFRVTFLKIWNDHFRCRARPPSDPELPEDRPDD from the coding sequence GTACAAGACGGTGGTGACACCCCGGAGGGCGGCGGTGGCCATCGCGGGCTGCTGGATCCTGTCCCTGGTGGTGGGCCTGACGCCCATGTTTGGCTGGAACAACCTGCGGGAGGTGGAGCGGGCCTGGGAGGCGAACGGCAGCACAGGCGAGCCGGTGATCAAGTGCGAGTTTGAGAAGGTCATCAGCATGGAGTACATGGTCTACTTCAACTTCTTCGTGTGGGTGCTGCCTCCGCTGCTGCTCATGGTCCTCATCTACCTGGAGGTCTTCTACCTGATCCGCAAGCAGCTCAACAAGAAGGTGTCGGCCTCCTCGGGGGACCCGCAGAAGTACTATGGCAAGGAGCTCAAGATCGCCAAGTCGCTGgccctcatcctcttcctcttcgCCCTCAGCTGGCTGCCGCTGCACATCCTCAACTGCATCACCCTCTTCTGCCCCTCCTGCAACAAGCCCAACAGCCTCATCTACATCGCCATCTTCCTCACGCACGGCAACTCGGCCATGAATCCCATAGTCTATGCCTTCCGCATCCAGAAGTTCCGCGTCACCTTCCTTAAGATCTGGAACGACCACTTCCGCTGCCGGGCCCGGCCGCCCAGTGACCCCGAACTCCCCGAGGACAGGCCCGACGACTAG